In Atribacterota bacterium, a single genomic region encodes these proteins:
- a CDS encoding amino acid ABC transporter permease, with protein MDQLYIIWKGIPSLLTGTLVTINLTLYFLALGFILGIILALGRVYSPPGLQLLIILPFERFFRAVPALVLLFLFYFGSSFFHINISAFMAAVLAMGLRSAAYQSEIFRGAIQSIGEEQMKAARSLGMNTLQSIRYVILPQALRLSIPSWSNEYAVVLKDSSLAYAVGVTELLRQGRYIVARTFGNALLVYTVCALIYFILVFSGNQLLRILEEKYKIPGYEIKQSRKQSVLERI; from the coding sequence ATGGATCAATTATATATAATCTGGAAGGGTATACCCTCCCTATTGACAGGAACACTGGTTACCATTAATCTAACCTTATATTTTTTAGCACTGGGTTTTATACTGGGAATTATTTTAGCACTGGGGCGTGTTTATAGCCCTCCTGGCTTACAATTATTAATTATTTTACCCTTTGAACGTTTTTTTAGAGCTGTTCCAGCTCTTGTCCTATTATTTTTATTCTATTTTGGTTCCTCATTCTTTCATATTAATATAAGTGCTTTTATGGCTGCTGTCCTGGCTATGGGTTTACGCTCTGCTGCCTATCAATCTGAAATATTTAGAGGAGCAATTCAATCCATTGGGGAAGAACAGATGAAAGCAGCTCGTTCATTAGGTATGAATACACTGCAGTCAATCAGGTATGTAATATTACCTCAAGCTTTAAGGCTTTCTATCCCTTCCTGGTCTAATGAATATGCTGTTGTTCTAAAAGACAGCTCCTTAGCTTATGCGGTAGGAGTAACAGAGCTTTTAAGACAGGGTCGATACATTGTTGCACGTACCTTCGGTAATGCTCTGCTGGTTTATACCGTCTGTGCTCTAATATATTTTATCCTGGTTTTTAGTGGAAACCAGCTCTTAAGGATTTTGGAAGAAAAATACAAAATCCCCGGTTATGAAATAAAACAAAGTAGAAAGCAATCTGTCTTGGAAAGGATTTAA
- a CDS encoding amino acid ABC transporter ATP-binding protein → MPKVILKVENLHKSYGKLTVLKGISFQVNQGETTVIIGPSGTGKSTLLTCINKLTPPDKGRIWLEEIEITNPNTDINIIRSSIGMVFQHFNLFTHLTVLDNVRLGLTVVKKIPKDKATNIGIEKLNLVGLADKLNSYPAELSGGQQQRVSIARALAMNPKLILFDEPTSALDPELIGEVLNVMIKLAESGMTMVVVSHEMGFARSVANDIIFMENGVIVEEGKPDTMFHHSQNPRTREFLYKITELYGGRSE, encoded by the coding sequence ATGCCTAAAGTTATTCTAAAAGTAGAAAATTTACACAAAAGCTATGGAAAGTTAACAGTTTTAAAAGGTATCTCATTTCAGGTCAACCAGGGAGAAACTACTGTTATTATCGGTCCCTCCGGTACCGGTAAAAGCACCTTACTGACCTGTATTAATAAACTTACTCCACCTGACAAAGGTCGTATCTGGTTAGAAGAAATTGAAATAACCAATCCTAATACGGATATTAATATAATCCGTTCCTCTATTGGTATGGTCTTTCAACATTTCAATCTTTTTACCCACCTCACCGTTTTAGATAATGTTCGCTTAGGATTAACAGTGGTGAAAAAAATACCAAAAGATAAGGCAACTAATATTGGTATAGAAAAATTGAATCTGGTAGGATTGGCAGACAAACTAAATTCCTATCCTGCTGAACTATCCGGTGGACAGCAGCAACGTGTTTCTATTGCTCGTGCCCTGGCAATGAATCCCAAACTCATCTTATTTGATGAACCGACCTCTGCCCTGGATCCCGAATTAATTGGAGAGGTTTTAAATGTAATGATTAAACTTGCAGAAAGTGGAATGACCATGGTGGTGGTTTCTCATGAAATGGGATTTGCCCGATCAGTAGCTAACGACATTATTTTTATGGAAAATGGTGTAATTGTGGAAGAGGGTAAACCTGATACTATGTTCCACCATTCCCAGAATCCCAGAACCAGAGAATTTTTATACAAAATTACCGAACTTTATGGAGGAAGGTCAGAGTGA
- a CDS encoding amino acid ABC transporter permease, whose product MRFLELTWNILPKLLGGTVITIELTIIAITTGVLLGIPVALGRVYGSKLVYTISTFFVEIIRGTPLLTQLFILYFGLPSVGIMLSPLVAAMIGMGINSAAYQAEYFRGAIQAIRKEQLIAAYSLGMKQIQVIKHIVLPQMFRLAIPSWSNELIYLLKYSSMAYMIQAPEIMSQGRLIASRNFRTFEVFIVVALIYLILVLVLSKLLDLMEKRFHIPGL is encoded by the coding sequence GTGAGGTTTTTAGAACTAACCTGGAATATTTTGCCAAAATTATTGGGAGGTACCGTCATCACTATAGAACTTACCATTATTGCCATCACCACAGGTGTCTTACTGGGAATCCCGGTTGCTCTGGGAAGAGTATATGGCTCTAAGTTAGTTTATACTATTTCTACATTTTTTGTGGAAATTATTCGTGGTACACCTTTACTTACTCAGCTTTTTATTCTCTATTTTGGTCTACCCTCTGTGGGTATAATGCTCTCACCATTGGTAGCAGCTATGATCGGAATGGGTATAAATAGTGCTGCCTATCAAGCCGAATATTTTAGAGGAGCGATTCAGGCTATCAGGAAGGAACAATTAATAGCTGCTTATTCTCTGGGGATGAAACAAATTCAGGTTATTAAACATATTGTCTTGCCACAGATGTTCCGATTGGCAATCCCTTCCTGGTCTAATGAACTGATCTATTTATTAAAATACTCTTCTATGGCATATATGATTCAGGCACCAGAAATTATGTCTCAAGGAAGGTTAATCGCCTCACGAAATTTCAGAACTTTTGAAGTTTTTATTGTAGTTGCCCTAATTTACCTTATTTTAGTTTTAGTTCTTTCCAAACTACTAGACCTGATGGAAAAAAGATTTCACATTCCAGGTCTATAA